In Drosophila subpulchrella strain 33 F10 #4 breed RU33 chromosome X, RU_Dsub_v1.1 Primary Assembly, whole genome shotgun sequence, the DNA window CGCACTCGATGAGAGGTAGTCGGTGACGatactgtgtttatgctatgcctatttcatgaaatcaattcatgaaatgagcaaattcgtgtgtgcataaacaccatatcatgaattcgataacacacgaaagttgactatgaattcagtccCAATGTACGAAATGCTGAAGCACAGCCTACTActctatatcaaattcaaaaaatttgacagctttactaatattatttcatgaatttgtctgtgttctataaacaggggctattataatttcatgtatgggagaatgcatgaaattcatagcataaacatagtatatGATTTGGTGAATATCTAACCTGCTTTGAAGGAATCTGAAGGAATCTGCACATTACCATATGGTCAATactaaaattcaaatttcagGCGCAATTCTGTTACCGGCTTAACAATGTGGGTTATGACAATATATAAAAAAGTCGTATCGATAATATATAACTTAagacaagaaaggaagttaacttcggcaagccgaagtttgtatacccttgcagttataatatttaaatttaataccaaattcttaaaaataaaaaaaattatattcccaatagtataagataatatgtcaaaaaacaccgaacctataatttgtttcatattattttcccaccaattttccgatcgttcctatgacagctattatactacctgcaaaagaaagaagacttttgggaaacggacggacagacggacatggctacatcgactcgtctagtgacgctgatcaagaatatatatactttatggggtcggagacgtctccttcactgcgttgcaaacttctgactgaaatgaTAATACCCTCTGAAAGGGTATAATGAAATGAATCATACAATAAATAGTATAGTGTACATTAGTTGAGTAGTTTTTTCTCATATTTTAAaggtttatttaaataattcatttttatAGAACTCCAAGAAAAGATTGCAATACATGTATATATCAACACGAATTCATATCGCCCTCAGAAAATAAGGcaatatatatttgaaacGCTTTGTTGTTTAAAACCACTGTGAAAATCCCAGAGATTATTTGCACACATTGGAGGAAAAGGGGCAAAggtcaaggcaaaaagcttcgaaaaattcaaaactttGAAAACAAGATAACGTTTGCAGTCATCGGCTGATCGCAGCTTAGAAACTCATGGTATTATTCTATGATTACAAAACATACCTATGTCAGCTTATCGTTCCGAAAAAGCGCCGATCTGCCTATATAAGCCGCACATAAGGCCTGTGCTGAGATCAGTATAAAGTTGGCGGATCCAGCAAAATGAAATCGTACTTCACGTTTTTTCTGTCGTTTTGGCTTTTAAATGAGCTTTCTGCCACGGGAGCCCCATTTTCGGAAATAGATTCGGGTCAGTTAACGGAAAATCAGTGCATTGGATATTGTTTTTCTATTCTGAAGCCCGTTCTCTACCGCAATGGGCAACTTGAGGAATCAGCAACAAAGAACGAAGAACTTCAGAATTTAAAAAACCAAGTAGAAAAACTAATAGATGCGCAAACTAGAGAATTCGATTATCAACGTGAAATGATCAAGACATTGACAGGAAGTATCCAAAGTCTGCAGGgtgaaataaaaaacagaGACTCTCAGATCAGTGGTCAAATTGAACAACAATTCAAAGGCATTACGAATAATGACGACAGAGTAAAATCTCTGACCGAAACTGTAAAAGATTTGGAAAGTAGGCTAGAAATCATGGGTTCCCAAATCAATAATCAAGCAGAATTGATAAAAGCTAAAAATGCCGAGGTAGtgaatttaacatttaacaacAAATTGTGTACGGAATCCATGAGCAAAATAACCGATGATCTATTGAAGTGCAATCGACAGGACTCCTGCCCCAGCGAAGGTCCTAGTGATATTTACAAAATCAACCTGAGGGGGATAAGTACAATCGAAGCTCCCTGCAGTTCAGATGGTTGGCTAACTATTCAAAAACGTTTTGACGGCTCCGAGAACTTTGATCGACCCTGGAAGGACTATAAGGAAGGATTCGGAAATAATAGAGGAGAGTTTTTTATCGGGCTTGAGAAACTGCATGTTATGACCCGGGAACGTCCTCACGAACTTTACATTAAACTTGGCATGGTGAACGGATCCACAGGCTACGCTCATTATGATGAATTTAAGATTAGAAGTGAACTGGAGTCGTATGAGTTGTCGATAGGGACATATAATGGTACAGTCGGAGACTCTCTAGATAGCCATAGGAACCAAAAGTTTACTACACTTGACAGAGATAAtgatcaaaataataatggcAATTGCGCTTTAGGTGAAAGGGGTGGTTGGTGGTATAAACGTTGTGCATACAGGTAAAAACATTAATTCACTAACAATTGATCCATATTAATATAATTACTTAAAATTACAGCCAACTAAATGGAAAGTTTTATAAGGAGGGTCGTTCCAGAGACAACAAAACTAATGGAATTACTTGGGGTAGCTGGCATGACTATTGGACCGACTCGCTTACCTTTGTGGAAATGATGATCAGGCCCAAGACGTTGTGAGCTTTATAAATATTGCATTgcggaaaatatcaaatacCATATTATTATCTTTTGTAAATTTGTTTGTGTAAGGACAAAATGAATAAAGTTTGGGTtcttttcaataaaatattctaAGAGTAAAATGTAAGAAACCGTACAGGAAAACTACACTTTTGTATAACGATAGTAGTTATAAgttcaaataaaatttaattacataAATCTCTTAGAAGTCTAACAAAATAGAGTGTTCTAAAATCcttaaatttgttttgtttcaataaattaatgaaaaattaaaataaaaaatcttgAGAAAACTGTGatttattgaatatttaaGCTGTTTCGTAGGAATCTAtgcatgtttatttatatcagCTTTATTTTTCAGCTTTACTTATCTTGAGAGTGGGAAATAAATGGGGCGAATGGAACAGGATACGAAACTTTTATATCTATATAATCTTGCTTAGATGGCTGGGAAAATACATTTAGTCTTTACTTatttacaattacaatttatttaattgttcAATGGGAATATAACAAAATGCTGATCATAGACAGCAGCAACTAAGAAATTAATTGGGAAATCTAGAAAATTCATATGatgtttcatttttaaataaaaataagcaagttaaaataagttttaatgTAAATATATCATTTGATTACTAATTACACAAACAAGGAGCCTTATGATTACAAATGTAATTTGAGCTAccattttagtttttaaattagGAACTAGTAAATAGATCGGTAAAGATATCGGCAACGAAAAGAGTGACCGAAACAGTGACGGATCCGATTCCAAGCGGTGcaatagatacatagatacatagatacatagatacatagatacatagatacatagatacatagatacatagatacatagatacatagatacatagatacatagatacatagatacatagatacatagatacatagatacatagatacatagatacatagatacatagatacatagatacatagatacatagatacatagatacatagatacatagatacatagatacatagatacatagatacatagatacatagatacatagatacatagatacatagatacatagatacatagatacatagatacatagatacacagatacatagatacatagatacatagatacatagatacatagatacatagatacatagatacatagatacatagatacatagatacatagatacatagatacatagatacatagatacatagatacatagatacatagatacatagatacatagatacatagatacatagatacatagatacatagatacatagatacatagatacatagatacatagatacatagatacatagatacatagatacatagatacatagatacatagatacatagatacatagatacatagatacatagatacatagatacatagatacatagatacatagatacatagatacatagatacatagatacatagatacatagatacatagatacatagatacatagatacatagatacatagatacatagatacatagatacatagatacatagatacatagatacatagatacatagatacatagatacatagatacatagatacatagatacatagatacatagatacatagatacatagatacatagatacatagatacatagatacatagatacatagatacatagatacatagatacatagatacatagatacatagatacatagatacatagatgaattataattataatttcgtgagttggagaatgcatgaaattcataTTCAACACTGGTAGTTGTATGCATATTTAAATGCAtatgcatatttatttattatataaaaatataagaaataataatatataaattcgATATAATTTAGCTCTTGACCCGCTTTTCCTGAATTTATGTTTCCCCAATAATGTGAAGAGGTGGTAACTGTGTAATTTTTGGCgtggaaattaattaaagccCCCTGTTTTTCCGCGCAACTTGTGGGCGATAAAAATCGCGCCCAGAACGTGACGAGCGACGATGAAGTTGAAGGCGCCGAGAGCAAACAAGCCTACGACTTGCCGATGATGTGGGTGTTGTTCCTGTATGGAAAGTGGGTGGCTGTGGGCGCAGGTGGGCggcagtgggtggtgggtggtggatGCAGCACAGCCTGGTCAGTGGTTAATCATTAAAGCCGCCTCCTCTTGCCAGGGGCTCAAGATGGTCGGATTTATTCATTAGCGGGTGTTTGGGGCCTGCGAAATCACTGTGGCCCAGTGGGGGCATTAAAAATTTAGTGAGCTCTCGGCAGGAAGTGCACGAAAATCGGAGGAGAAAGCGACAGGAAGTGGGTGAAAATTGGGCAAAGGGAGCGCGAGCGGGAGCGGGTGGGAAGGGGCTTTTCTTCTTGCAATTTGCACTCAATTGCAATTTCCGTTCGCCGCTGCCATTTGCTACGTGGCTGCCACGTGAAAAGCCATCTCGCCCACCCCCCTTGCTTTCGTACGCCCCTGCCTACGTGCTGAGCGGCGCAAAACGCGCAGAAATTTGTTTTGCCATTTTGTTTAGTTGTTAGTTGTTGGTGCGGCGGTCCGCCCATCCCCTCCCCCCTTCTGCCCACCACCCatgttgtttttttaaatatcaatATAAAACGTGACAGAATGGACTTTTGGCTCGACAAAGCTCAGGAAGCACAGCGGACGAGGGGCAGGACATACACTTGGGAAATCTCATGTTCGTTTTTAGAATCTTCTGAAATTTCTTACAACTAGATTTGCATTTTACTGTAGAACTTGTTCGCTTAACAACTTTAACAGGATACGTTTTCTTCAATTGTTAAGACTTTTGTTGGTATTTTACGTGTGCGCCTCAGTTTGACCAAACAACGACCGAAAAACGGCATAACAAGGCATTTTTGGTCGAAAATCCTACTTCCTATTTTTCCCTTAAAATAAGAGTATTTTGGCCGTCACTGTGCGAAATAAGGTCAGAATATGAAGTGCCATACCTCGTTAagctcgtaattaaattcccaatcgacTGGCATTAAAACCTgggaattttaatttttggccattttttgcaaaaatagaTGATCCCCTTGAtgaaccccttacaaaaaatgcgaaaatcggtcaaaaaataaatttcccgaaaagtgatggggatcgatagccttggttgttagctgctcatAACAGTAGATCTATTAACTGTGCGCTTCGGTTTGACCGAATTACGACTTTAAAACGTGTAAGAAATAAGGTATTTTGGTCCAAAATTctactttttatttattgcctaAAATTTCTTGGCATAAAAATATGACACACTTTTTTTCCACGTGCACCGTTTAAAGCAAATCCGGGGAACAGGGAACAGCATTTCCGTAAGCGGTTTAACTGCCTGGCGATGGACTGGCATAAGTAGGCGACGGGCGGTCGGAAAGGGGCGGCGCGGGTTCACGCATTATAATCCGTTTATGGACGTCACCCCCGTCGAAAATCTCTGCTGAAATCCGAGGCAACGAGAGCCGTTCCGAAGGAGGGGTCCGACTTAGCTGTCCCTCAGAATTGTGGAATTAGTCGAGGATGTCGGAAAACCAGGAGGTGAAACAGGAATCAGGTGGTCGGGATGTGGAGCCCTGCTTAAGGTATTTTACGCATTATTCTTATTTTATTGTGGAATATACCACAGGAGCTTGTTGAAGTAGAATCAAAGATTAAGAACAGATTATTACTAGCTTTCTATGGTGAGTGGTATAATACAACTttacgtttttttttgttatttattaaactAGGGTCGGATCGTATCAAAATACACCCGGAATATCTCTTAGTCCCTGTGATATTAAAGCCAACTTTTGGTGGCTGTTGCCATTGTGCAGCGAAGCATTGGGAAGATGATGCCCCCGGCCaggaagatgatgatgataatgatgattCCAGCGCCAGTTCCAATTGCAATTCCAAAAGGCATATGCGGTTCCCCTTGGATGCCATCGGGGGGTCGCTTCTTGGGCTCGGGCTCGGCCAAATGGACTCACGGTCGATGACGCCGCCTTTCAAAAGGACTCCCCACTATTCCCGTTTGAATGGGAAATCAGACAGAGGTTTCCCCGGTTTCCATGGCACAGCATTGTGCGCAAATATACTCCCCTATaggggggggggagggggtgTTTAACTATATAAGGAATGCTCTGGAGGGAGAGTGGTGGCCCGGTGGTGAAAATTGCATTCAGCGAGTGTTTTATGGCCATGTTCGGCACTCCGACTGCAACTGCTTTATGAATGCATAATTTTATTATGCACAAATTCTATTTACAACGCGACACGTTGCGTGAACGGTTCATGGGGTGCAGAATGCGAGGGTCGCTCCACAACTTCGGCCCCCTGCCCATCCTTTTAGAGCAGCAATTTTTCGATTTCACCTGACTGCCCATTTGATTGTAATTAATATTTGCATTTCAATTGCATTTGCGCTGGTCGCGCTGCAAAACCGGGTTTTTGTGGCCAGCAGCCAAATATTTGCCACGCCGCCCTGTCACGCCCCAATTATCACATATGGCGGCACATTGATTAAACATTTAACTGTCCATAAGTATTTTAATAACTATTTCGGAGCCCCGAAAAACAATTTCCCAGCGGCTAATTGTGGGTGCTTAGTGGGATCGGTTTTTGTTCGCCAGTCCAATCCAACTGAAAGTCATCCAAatggaaagcaacaacaagctTGGATTGAGTTCGGGCTTACACAGGgagaaaatgttaaagtaAATGTCTTAACACATGTACTAAGGGCTAACTTGGTGGTTTGTCACATTCTTTATTACCGTGATGAAGCCAGATTTCTGCAAATATAAAAACCTTAAGTTGTTagacaataataataacatgttttaaaactaatttaattaCATGTGTGCATTtgttgcaaatattttaaaaatatacaactcACCTAAGACCACTGGAAAACTTAAGTTTTAAAGCTTTGTTTATAGATTAAGATATACACAAATTAAGAGATACTTTAAACTTAAgtcaaaaatttttaaacaattttagcTACTTAAAAACTATAGTTTTCAGTATCTTATTTAAAGATAACAtaagtaaaaatatatacagatatgtatgtatcttGTTGTCCtggaaatctttttttttgcttaacCTCTAATAATATTTGATTGCATAAGTTGGCTGAGATTTTCAAGACATACCCTCTTGAAATTAGTTTCTCGGACTTTTTTTTCCCGTGTATGGACTCCATGGGCATCTGGTTATGGCACCCGGCGATGATTGCTTCCCTCAGGGCGCTCAGCATCGACATTGACATGGTCCAGTGCGTATAAATCAACAGCTGCAGCAGGTTTTCCGGCACAGCAGTGGAGGGGTTGAAACGGGGACAGCAGCCGGCAGCGGGTTAAAAATCTTTTCAAGTGGTCAACGGACGCAAATCCCTGTATCCCAGTGTCCCCACATCCCAGTATCCCAGTATCCCAGTAACCCAACATCCCGCATCCTTGTGCCATTGCGGTTGAATTAAGACAAACAAAAGGCACTGGCAGAAAATGGGGAACTGGGAAATGGAGAGCTCTGCTTagattacgcatacgccgtgTTGAGCAGTGGGTCCTTTAGGCTTTGGGATTTGAGTTGGTGCGGGGTAATGGGGTCGAGAAAAGAAAGTGCAACACACATGCACGGCAACAGAAGCAGTTGGAGAATGGAGACAGGAGAAAGGAGAATGTAGAGTGGAGAACGGAGAATGGAAAGGACCTGGAGTGGCAGGACAAAAACGAAAAAGGGCAAACGCAAAATGTAAATGGGCTTTTCACaaaatgaatattaaattGCAAGTGGGGCAAAGAAAAAGGCAACGGGCGGGGGTGGCGAAAaagtaagggggcggggcgGTGCCGGCTTAGCCAAAGGGTGTTAGACATGTCTGAGCCGACATTAACATGGCCCAAACCGAGACCGAAACAGAAACCGAAGCCGAAGCCTTCAATGGGCTTGGCTTAGGAACTCTTTGCGGTCTCCCCCGTCCACATATTCATTTCCCAAGCATTTCTTTTGTGGCCGATGTGAATATGATTATCGCTGTGATTGCCAAGCTGGGAAATCTGACAGGCCAAAGGATGATATTTTTGGCACCTTCTTTGGCTTACCTATTGGAAAGCCAATGTGGGAAATGAAAATGCTGGCCCTTAACTGAGCTCTAATCGTTTTCAATTTCGATTTCGTattggttttttgtttcatttgAATAAATAATTCACTTATGGTAAACAACGTACCAAGTCCCTTAAGTTTGCTTTAATTATAATCGATTTTAATAGggttcagttaaaatcttgGATTACTTTTAAAGTTTGACTTTAATATGGTACTACTTTTCTTATTGACTAGACTAATTATTAGTCtattaaatacttaaaataaatctgACTAACATCCAATATTTCCTAGTtacattaaataaaattaaatacatcaTATTAAATTCAATGTGCAGATACTTATTTTTactatttcattttcatttcaggGTTCCAGTTGTGAACATTGAAATGAATTTCTTTTTGTGACATATCCTTTACCAGACTCGAAATTTAACTTTCCCACAATTAACACGAGTGCATCATTTTCAACTGGTTGGTCTAATGAGCTTATGGTAACGAGCATTTCTCGCGATTATTCCAGAAAGTTGCTCCTTCGGCAAATGCTAATCCCAATTAGATGCCGCAGCCCGACTAATTAGCATTGGGTGAATCTCGGATATCCGA includes these proteins:
- the LOC119556979 gene encoding fibrinogen-like protein 1; this translates as MIKTLTGSIQSLQGEIKNRDSQISGQIEQQFKGITNNDDRVKSLTETVKDLESRLEIMGSQINNQAELIKAKNAEVVNLTFNNKLCTESMSKITDDLLKCNRQDSCPSEGPSDIYKINLRGISTIEAPCSSDGWLTIQKRFDGSENFDRPWKDYKEGFGNNRGEFFIGLEKLHVMTRERPHELYIKLGMVNGSTGYAHYDEFKIRSELESYELSIGTYNGTVGDSLDSHRNQKFTTLDRDNDQNNNGNCALGERGGWWYKRCAYSQLNGKFYKEGRSRDNKTNGITWGSWHDYWTDSLTFVEMMIRPKTL